The DNA segment AGGATTCAATCAATTCTTACGGATAACGGATTAGAGTTTACTAACATAAGAGGAGCTCCAGGTTCTCATATCCTTGATGAGTTCTGTCTAAAGAATAGTGGGAAGCAAAACTCACAAGGAAAAGAAGGGAAACAAACGAATGGTAAAGTAGAGAGGTGTAAGATAACTGTGGAAGAAGAGTTCTATAGCACACTTTTATGAGAGTTTGGAGGATATGGAAGAGGGTCTAAGAACATATGTTGAATACTATAACAAGTTTAGACCACATATGGGTTTACACGGACTTGCTCCTTATGAAAAGTTGAAAGGACTACCTGGAGGAAAGACCCCAAAAGATTTTGAAGTCTCTGACAATTTGCTTCTTGACAAAATCTTGAATTTGCATACAAATGAAAATGTAAGAAGTGCAATTAAAGATGAAAGAGCGTATAGTCACCCAATTTAGGGGGACACTAGATTTATTGCGGATACTTTTGGTGCAAAAACAAGTTGGAATGATAAAACAAAGGAAGTGACGATTGAACTTTTAGGGAAAAAGATTGTTTTAAAAGTTGATAGCTCATCAGCTTCTGTGAATGATAAAACCGTGTCGCTTGATTCACCTGCAACAATTATTAAGTCAACAGGCAGAACAGTTGTGCCTGTAAGATTCGTGAGCGAAACATTTAACTCTCATGTTTCATGGGATGACCAGACAAAAGCCGCTATAATTGAATTTTCGCCAGACTGGTTAACAAAGAATGTAACTGTGGAGCTTTATTATCCTGTTGCTTCAGGTGCCCCGATTGCAAAAATAATCAAGGGTTATATAAACGATTTTAACAAAGAATATCCATATATAACAATAAAGCCAGTTTTCTCTGGTGGCTACACAGATGTTAAGACCGCCATTCAAACAACAATAAGCGGTGGTGGAAAGCCACCAGCCTTAGCCGTTATGCTTTCAACAGACCTTTATGACCTTGTAAATGGAGATATCGTAATACCTCTTGACAGTTATTTTAATACAATGCCAACAGGAAAAAATTACCTTGCAGACTTTTTCCCTGCTTTTCTTGCAAATTCATATTACAATGGTAAGTTATGGAGCATTCCATTCCAGAGAAGTGTCGTTGTCCTTTATTATAATGCAGACCTTTTACAACAAGCAGGATTGAACCCTCCTGATAGTTGGGAATCTCTCGCAACTACTGCACAAAAACTTACAATCCCGGGTAAGCGTTGGGGGATAAAAATTTCTTCGGATTGGCCATATTGGTTATTCCAGCCGTTAGCAATTGGTAATGGACAGAATATTTTCAATAGCCCAACGGATATGCAATTCAATAATCCTAAAGTTATTGAAGCAGTTCAATACTATATTGATCTTTCACATAAATATCACGCTATGCCAGAAGGAGTTCAAGCAAGCTGGAATACAGATCCCGGTGATTTTGCAAAAGGGGCTGCTGCTATGATCTTCCATTCATCTGCAAACCTAACAACGATTCTGTCACAAGCAAATTTCAAAGTGGGAGTTATGCCTATTCCGGGTAGTACAAAAGGGACATATGCTACTGTTCCTGGTGGTGGTAATTTATACATTATAAAAGGAGCTCCAGTAGAAGAACAGGATGCTGCATGGGTATTCATAAAATTTGTTACACAACCAAAGTATGCTGCAGACTTTAGCATTAAAACTGGATATATTGCTTCAAGAAAGA comes from the Caldisericum sp. genome and includes:
- a CDS encoding extracellular solute-binding protein, translated to MTIELLGKKIVLKVDSSSASVNDKTVSLDSPATIIKSTGRTVVPVRFVSETFNSHVSWDDQTKAAIIEFSPDWLTKNVTVELYYPVASGAPIAKIIKGYINDFNKEYPYITIKPVFSGGYTDVKTAIQTTISGGGKPPALAVMLSTDLYDLVNGDIVIPLDSYFNTMPTGKNYLADFFPAFLANSYYNGKLWSIPFQRSVVVLYYNADLLQQAGLNPPDSWESLATTAQKLTIPGKRWGIKISSDWPYWLFQPLAIGNGQNIFNSPTDMQFNNPKVIEAVQYYIDLSHKYHAMPEGVQASWNTDPGDFAKGAAAMIFHSSANLTTILSQANFKVGVMPIPGSTKGTYATVPGGGNLYIIKGAPVEEQDAAWVFIKFVTQPKYAADFSIKTGYIASRKSAYETDAMKAYVAKVPQALAIRDSLKYAGAEFYSVNLGQVRNIFHKYLQAAFNGQMTPKEAMDKAEAEAQKVIEGGD